The following are encoded together in the Oryzias melastigma strain HK-1 linkage group LG17, ASM292280v2, whole genome shotgun sequence genome:
- the si:ch211-153l6.6 gene encoding uncharacterized protein si:ch211-153l6.6 isoform X2, which produces MRRSSRQLVAAWLLALPLGRGGEECARRGRLEMISFWLLCWKLLRATAGLRRTTLELTAGDQSTHPDSSLPSDSAAPPTSEDPVSMETASSPDLERDNLFGCSSRETEEHNYPGVYEVDEESSEERNVDGDECDYLVFETGEKEQREEEDKSDISDETGNEGRTETGGEKTRWGEGKEDEEREIEENEKDSMEIKGVDDGDVDEDLFGTEEDERRSGTKEGNGWMTETQEDITQNALPNLLIDSENPSCLLPEALVVTTDPPETTWLEPWEHEPTSRDDLGECFQSELAVTYSDCDDEEDHCGVTSQEGYGAITDDAEKMKEETAEDEVEVETGAMEQKELEKKKTQEVTEEQMISSREESLRSPSVSSTTSSTDPDRKVPPDFCVEQEPLNENISTEHVDFMLARKQWQKMEEEVKGQPIPKPGLRAHGSFQGTHSSLYPPTRSPRLKHKPSTLQTGRSPPRPPACRTPTLSISPTPSCSSALPRSAYHEMTANNVIILEPDSSNQASRNRLICDWPASLDVGPSANVIVVETSNLIIRSASEFSLSTAPISVETQESTFLSNPFFKLRSISSQSLVEQEIKMVKQREDEWRRQREEMWRRKREEEWRRGREKYDTVLVSPGLNDSISISVPDVADRSVSSPSSPCRARKMERSSLSCDHKFPPSFTSVSPRQNAMAQRWEASLLASQKKK; this is translated from the exons ATGCGCCGCTCCTCGCGCCAGCTAGTGGCCGCCTGGCTGCTCGCGCTGCCGCTGGGGAGAGGCGGAGAGGAATGCGCGCGCCGCGGCCGCCTGGAGATGATCTCCTTCTGGTTGCTGTGCTGGAAGCTGCTG AGAGCTACAGCTGGGCTACGACGGACAACGCTTGAACTGACAGCCGGAGACCAAAGTACCCATCCTGACAGCAGCCTCCCCAGTGACTCTGCTGCACCTCCAACATCAGAAGATCCTGTATCCATGGAGACTGCCTCTTCACCAGATCTGGAGAGAGACAACTTGTTTGGTTGCAGCAGTCGGGAAACGGAGGAGCACAATTACCCAGGAGTCTATGAGGTGGACGAAGAGTCTTCAGAGGAAAGAAATGTAGACGGAGATGAATGTGACTATCTAGTCTTTGAAACCGGAGAAAAGGagcaaagagaagaagaagataaaaGTGACATTAGTGATGAGACGGGAAATGAAGGGAGAACAGAAACTGGGGGGGAAAAGACCAGATGGGGTGAAGGGAAGGAAGACGAGGAAAGAGAaatagaagaaaatgaaaaagactcAATGGAAATAAAGGGAGTGGATGACGGAGATGTTGATGAAGACTTGTTTGGGACCGaagaagatgaaagaagaaGTGGAACAAAGGAGGGGAACGGATGGATGACAGAAACACAAGAAGATATAACACAGAATGCTTTGCCAAATCTGCTCATTGATTCTGAAAACCCATCATGTCTGTTACCCGAGGCCCTGGTGGTCACCACAGATCCTCCAGAAACCACATGGCTTGAGCCCTGGGAACACGAGCCCACAAGCAGGGATGACCTCGGCGAGTGTTTCCAGTCAGAACTGGCCGTCACGTACTCAGActgtgatgatgaggaggaccACTGTGGTGTGACCAGCCAGGAAGGATATGGAGCCATTACTGATGatgcagagaaaatgaaagaggaaaCTGCAGAAGATGAGGTGGAAGTTGAAACTGGAGCAATGGAGCAGAAAGAgttggaaaagaagaaaacacaggAAGTCACAGAGGAGCAGATGATATCAAGCAGAGAGGAGTCTCTGCGGTCTCCTTCAGTGAGCTCCACGACCAGCTCGACTGACCCTGACAGAAAG GTTCCTCCAGATTTCTGTGTGGAGCAGGAGCCCCTCAATGAAAATATCTCCACTGAGCATGTGGATTTTATGTTGGCTCGCAAGCAGTGGCaaaagatggaggaggaggtcaaaggtcagccaATCCCCAAACCAGGACTGAGAGCTCACGGGAGCTTCCAGGGCACGCACTCTTCTTTATATCCCCCCACTCGCAGCCCTCGCCTTAAACACAA ACCTTCTACCTTGCAGACAGGACGATCTCCTCCTCGACCTCCAGCCTGCCGCACCCCCACTCTGTCCATCTCGCCGACCCCCTCCTGCTCCTCCGCCCTACCCCGCTCAGCGTACCATGAAATGACAGCCAACAATGTCATCATTCTGGAGCCTGACTCCTCTAATCAAGCTTCCAGGAACCGCCTCATTTGTGATTGGCCTGCCAGTCTAGATGTGGGCCCATCTGCAAATGTCATTGTGGTGGAAACCTCCAACCTGATCATTCGAAGTGCTTCCGAGTTCAGCCTCAGCACTGCGCCAATATCCGTGGAGACACAAGAGAGCACTTTTCTATCCAACCCATTCTTCAAGCTACGGTCCATCAGCAGTCAGTCACTGGTGGAGCAAGAGATTAAAATGGTGAAGCAGAGGGAGGATGAATGGAGGAGGCAGAGAGAGGAAATGTGGCGAAGGAAACGAGAGGAAGagtggaggagaggaagagagaAGTATGACACAGTGCTGGTGTCCCCAGGCCTGAATGACAGCATCAGCATCAGTG TTCCAGATGTTGCAGATCGATCCGTCTCTTCCCCTTCATCCCCCTGCAGGGCTCGCAAAATGGAGCGGTCCAGTTTGTCATGTGACCACAAG
- the si:ch211-153l6.6 gene encoding cyclic nucleotide-gated cation channel beta-1 isoform X1 — protein sequence MRRSSRQLVAAWLLALPLGRGGEECARRGRLEMISFWLLCWKLLRATAGLRRTTLELTAGDQSTHPDSSLPSDSAAPPTSEDPVSMETASSPDLERDNLFGCSSRETEEHNYPGVYEVDEESSEERNVDGDECDYLVFETGEKEQREEEDKSDISDETGNEGRTETGGEKTRWGEGKEDEEREIEENEKDSMEIKGVDDGDVDEDLFGTEEDERRSGTKEGNGWMTETQEDITQNALPNLLIDSENPSCLLPEALVVTTDPPETTWLEPWEHEPTSRDDLGECFQSELAVTYSDCDDEEDHCGVTSQEGYGAITDDAEKMKEETAEDEVEVETGAMEQKELEKKKTQEVTEEQMISSREESLRSPSVSSTTSSTDPDRKVPPDFCVEQEPLNENISTEHVDFMLARKQWQKMEEEVKGQPIPKPGLRAHGSFQGTHSSLYPPTRSPRLKHKEIQPPVAREPPLSSTLSPSSEDSGLDDSSYRSPQEESESAVDREIRLTLEREERHRKERGMIAQGLTLPRPSTLQTGRSPPRPPACRTPTLSISPTPSCSSALPRSAYHEMTANNVIILEPDSSNQASRNRLICDWPASLDVGPSANVIVVETSNLIIRSASEFSLSTAPISVETQESTFLSNPFFKLRSISSQSLVEQEIKMVKQREDEWRRQREEMWRRKREEEWRRGREKYDTVLVSPGLNDSISISVPDVADRSVSSPSSPCRARKMERSSLSCDHKFPPSFTSVSPRQNAMAQRWEASLLASQKKK from the exons ATGCGCCGCTCCTCGCGCCAGCTAGTGGCCGCCTGGCTGCTCGCGCTGCCGCTGGGGAGAGGCGGAGAGGAATGCGCGCGCCGCGGCCGCCTGGAGATGATCTCCTTCTGGTTGCTGTGCTGGAAGCTGCTG AGAGCTACAGCTGGGCTACGACGGACAACGCTTGAACTGACAGCCGGAGACCAAAGTACCCATCCTGACAGCAGCCTCCCCAGTGACTCTGCTGCACCTCCAACATCAGAAGATCCTGTATCCATGGAGACTGCCTCTTCACCAGATCTGGAGAGAGACAACTTGTTTGGTTGCAGCAGTCGGGAAACGGAGGAGCACAATTACCCAGGAGTCTATGAGGTGGACGAAGAGTCTTCAGAGGAAAGAAATGTAGACGGAGATGAATGTGACTATCTAGTCTTTGAAACCGGAGAAAAGGagcaaagagaagaagaagataaaaGTGACATTAGTGATGAGACGGGAAATGAAGGGAGAACAGAAACTGGGGGGGAAAAGACCAGATGGGGTGAAGGGAAGGAAGACGAGGAAAGAGAaatagaagaaaatgaaaaagactcAATGGAAATAAAGGGAGTGGATGACGGAGATGTTGATGAAGACTTGTTTGGGACCGaagaagatgaaagaagaaGTGGAACAAAGGAGGGGAACGGATGGATGACAGAAACACAAGAAGATATAACACAGAATGCTTTGCCAAATCTGCTCATTGATTCTGAAAACCCATCATGTCTGTTACCCGAGGCCCTGGTGGTCACCACAGATCCTCCAGAAACCACATGGCTTGAGCCCTGGGAACACGAGCCCACAAGCAGGGATGACCTCGGCGAGTGTTTCCAGTCAGAACTGGCCGTCACGTACTCAGActgtgatgatgaggaggaccACTGTGGTGTGACCAGCCAGGAAGGATATGGAGCCATTACTGATGatgcagagaaaatgaaagaggaaaCTGCAGAAGATGAGGTGGAAGTTGAAACTGGAGCAATGGAGCAGAAAGAgttggaaaagaagaaaacacaggAAGTCACAGAGGAGCAGATGATATCAAGCAGAGAGGAGTCTCTGCGGTCTCCTTCAGTGAGCTCCACGACCAGCTCGACTGACCCTGACAGAAAG GTTCCTCCAGATTTCTGTGTGGAGCAGGAGCCCCTCAATGAAAATATCTCCACTGAGCATGTGGATTTTATGTTGGCTCGCAAGCAGTGGCaaaagatggaggaggaggtcaaaggtcagccaATCCCCAAACCAGGACTGAGAGCTCACGGGAGCTTCCAGGGCACGCACTCTTCTTTATATCCCCCCACTCGCAGCCCTCGCCTTAAACACAA GGAAATCCAGCCCCCTGTGGCTCGAGAGCCTCCGCTTTCCTCAACCTTGTCTCCCAGTTCGGAAGACTCAGGCTTGGATGACTCCTCGTACCGCAGCCCCCAGGAGGAGTCAGAGAGTGCAGTGGATAGGGAGATCCGCCTAACTTTGGAGAGAGAAGAAAGGCACCGCAAGGAGAGGGGCATGATTGCACAAGGCTTGACTTTACCCAG ACCTTCTACCTTGCAGACAGGACGATCTCCTCCTCGACCTCCAGCCTGCCGCACCCCCACTCTGTCCATCTCGCCGACCCCCTCCTGCTCCTCCGCCCTACCCCGCTCAGCGTACCATGAAATGACAGCCAACAATGTCATCATTCTGGAGCCTGACTCCTCTAATCAAGCTTCCAGGAACCGCCTCATTTGTGATTGGCCTGCCAGTCTAGATGTGGGCCCATCTGCAAATGTCATTGTGGTGGAAACCTCCAACCTGATCATTCGAAGTGCTTCCGAGTTCAGCCTCAGCACTGCGCCAATATCCGTGGAGACACAAGAGAGCACTTTTCTATCCAACCCATTCTTCAAGCTACGGTCCATCAGCAGTCAGTCACTGGTGGAGCAAGAGATTAAAATGGTGAAGCAGAGGGAGGATGAATGGAGGAGGCAGAGAGAGGAAATGTGGCGAAGGAAACGAGAGGAAGagtggaggagaggaagagagaAGTATGACACAGTGCTGGTGTCCCCAGGCCTGAATGACAGCATCAGCATCAGTG TTCCAGATGTTGCAGATCGATCCGTCTCTTCCCCTTCATCCCCCTGCAGGGCTCGCAAAATGGAGCGGTCCAGTTTGTCATGTGACCACAAG
- the si:ch211-153l6.6 gene encoding cyclic nucleotide-gated cation channel beta-1 isoform X3 yields METASSPDLERDNLFGCSSRETEEHNYPGVYEVDEESSEERNVDGDECDYLVFETGEKEQREEEDKSDISDETGNEGRTETGGEKTRWGEGKEDEEREIEENEKDSMEIKGVDDGDVDEDLFGTEEDERRSGTKEGNGWMTETQEDITQNALPNLLIDSENPSCLLPEALVVTTDPPETTWLEPWEHEPTSRDDLGECFQSELAVTYSDCDDEEDHCGVTSQEGYGAITDDAEKMKEETAEDEVEVETGAMEQKELEKKKTQEVTEEQMISSREESLRSPSVSSTTSSTDPDRKVPPDFCVEQEPLNENISTEHVDFMLARKQWQKMEEEVKGQPIPKPGLRAHGSFQGTHSSLYPPTRSPRLKHKEIQPPVAREPPLSSTLSPSSEDSGLDDSSYRSPQEESESAVDREIRLTLEREERHRKERGMIAQGLTLPRPSTLQTGRSPPRPPACRTPTLSISPTPSCSSALPRSAYHEMTANNVIILEPDSSNQASRNRLICDWPASLDVGPSANVIVVETSNLIIRSASEFSLSTAPISVETQESTFLSNPFFKLRSISSQSLVEQEIKMVKQREDEWRRQREEMWRRKREEEWRRGREKYDTVLVSPGLNDSISISVPDVADRSVSSPSSPCRARKMERSSLSCDHKFPPSFTSVSPRQNAMAQRWEASLLASQKKK; encoded by the exons ATGGAGACTGCCTCTTCACCAGATCTGGAGAGAGACAACTTGTTTGGTTGCAGCAGTCGGGAAACGGAGGAGCACAATTACCCAGGAGTCTATGAGGTGGACGAAGAGTCTTCAGAGGAAAGAAATGTAGACGGAGATGAATGTGACTATCTAGTCTTTGAAACCGGAGAAAAGGagcaaagagaagaagaagataaaaGTGACATTAGTGATGAGACGGGAAATGAAGGGAGAACAGAAACTGGGGGGGAAAAGACCAGATGGGGTGAAGGGAAGGAAGACGAGGAAAGAGAaatagaagaaaatgaaaaagactcAATGGAAATAAAGGGAGTGGATGACGGAGATGTTGATGAAGACTTGTTTGGGACCGaagaagatgaaagaagaaGTGGAACAAAGGAGGGGAACGGATGGATGACAGAAACACAAGAAGATATAACACAGAATGCTTTGCCAAATCTGCTCATTGATTCTGAAAACCCATCATGTCTGTTACCCGAGGCCCTGGTGGTCACCACAGATCCTCCAGAAACCACATGGCTTGAGCCCTGGGAACACGAGCCCACAAGCAGGGATGACCTCGGCGAGTGTTTCCAGTCAGAACTGGCCGTCACGTACTCAGActgtgatgatgaggaggaccACTGTGGTGTGACCAGCCAGGAAGGATATGGAGCCATTACTGATGatgcagagaaaatgaaagaggaaaCTGCAGAAGATGAGGTGGAAGTTGAAACTGGAGCAATGGAGCAGAAAGAgttggaaaagaagaaaacacaggAAGTCACAGAGGAGCAGATGATATCAAGCAGAGAGGAGTCTCTGCGGTCTCCTTCAGTGAGCTCCACGACCAGCTCGACTGACCCTGACAGAAAG GTTCCTCCAGATTTCTGTGTGGAGCAGGAGCCCCTCAATGAAAATATCTCCACTGAGCATGTGGATTTTATGTTGGCTCGCAAGCAGTGGCaaaagatggaggaggaggtcaaaggtcagccaATCCCCAAACCAGGACTGAGAGCTCACGGGAGCTTCCAGGGCACGCACTCTTCTTTATATCCCCCCACTCGCAGCCCTCGCCTTAAACACAA GGAAATCCAGCCCCCTGTGGCTCGAGAGCCTCCGCTTTCCTCAACCTTGTCTCCCAGTTCGGAAGACTCAGGCTTGGATGACTCCTCGTACCGCAGCCCCCAGGAGGAGTCAGAGAGTGCAGTGGATAGGGAGATCCGCCTAACTTTGGAGAGAGAAGAAAGGCACCGCAAGGAGAGGGGCATGATTGCACAAGGCTTGACTTTACCCAG ACCTTCTACCTTGCAGACAGGACGATCTCCTCCTCGACCTCCAGCCTGCCGCACCCCCACTCTGTCCATCTCGCCGACCCCCTCCTGCTCCTCCGCCCTACCCCGCTCAGCGTACCATGAAATGACAGCCAACAATGTCATCATTCTGGAGCCTGACTCCTCTAATCAAGCTTCCAGGAACCGCCTCATTTGTGATTGGCCTGCCAGTCTAGATGTGGGCCCATCTGCAAATGTCATTGTGGTGGAAACCTCCAACCTGATCATTCGAAGTGCTTCCGAGTTCAGCCTCAGCACTGCGCCAATATCCGTGGAGACACAAGAGAGCACTTTTCTATCCAACCCATTCTTCAAGCTACGGTCCATCAGCAGTCAGTCACTGGTGGAGCAAGAGATTAAAATGGTGAAGCAGAGGGAGGATGAATGGAGGAGGCAGAGAGAGGAAATGTGGCGAAGGAAACGAGAGGAAGagtggaggagaggaagagagaAGTATGACACAGTGCTGGTGTCCCCAGGCCTGAATGACAGCATCAGCATCAGTG TTCCAGATGTTGCAGATCGATCCGTCTCTTCCCCTTCATCCCCCTGCAGGGCTCGCAAAATGGAGCGGTCCAGTTTGTCATGTGACCACAAG